CTGTAACTGTCGAAGATTTTCCCGGGCACCAAATGCTCCAACATGAACTCCTTTAGCCGCGGTTTCTCAATGCTCCGCACATCGATTTTGGGCACAATCAATGTGTACGGTAGGTCTGCCGGAATATGTCCACCGGATCCGAGCGAACATGCAAAGGAGACGGAGAGCCAGTTAGCTGGGGAATTGCTcacttaaaaatgtaaactgttttcgtttcatttacGGCTAAGTGCTGCGCTCAGCACACCTGAATCCCCAAACTGTCCGCATGCTAATCAAGTAATTAACTTTGTGCCCTGCCGCGGGGTacatctgttttattttttggaggGCGTGTTGTCTACGTGGCTTTAATTAACTTATATTATTATGGCACACGCGTCTTGGATTCGTTTTTTGGAAGGTGTGTCAGAAGCTATTTTCAATGATTCTTAATTACTTCATTTCTTGTACCTAACGTTAAGAAATTGCTATTCATTTATAAGGAAGTTTTGGATCCGAATTTGAGATTGTTTTTGTGAAAACTAATATTTATGTAGGTTAACTGTATAATActgtattgcgaaaactattaaatttgattatttataTACCCAcgatattcaaatttttgtcagAAATTTGTAAAGCATATTCTTGATTAGCATATGGATTTCGATACTTATAAATTCATACGTTCTATTCATACTATTTAGCAAGAGTATTAAAACATTGGCTTACCAAAGTTTGTTTCCGTACCCGTTTTAGTTAAAATTCAATATAATTAATGTcagtttttataaatcaaaagCATCCATCTATCTTATTTTCTGATTGTGTAGATtatatctatttaattttattttattttaacaatctCTGACTGTAACAAACTTTAGCTATTTAAATAGATTCCCTATGTTTTTCTCCGAACAACTTTCCCATAAGCTTCACCTCGGCTTTTTGTCCTTTATGTTCGCATATCCCCAGCTAACAGTAATGGCTAAATtgagtattttttgtttatgatcAACATTTGGACAGCTAAACGAAGTCATTTGTCAACGTCACACATTTCCATTCTCTCATTTTCTGAGTTTTCCGACTGTCTATAGCTGTTTCGAGGAGTCAGTTGCGCCATGTCCTGTCTAACGAGCtttctgcagctgctgcaagTGCTGACAACGCTTTCGGGTTGCAACATTTACAGATATGTCGAAGGCAGGCGGGTATTCAGACTGAACCATAAGATTAATTTTCTGGTGGGTGCTATGCACAGATTCTGGCTGCGACCCTGGCTGCTGTTGATATTCATGATGCACTTAATTTACTGGGTGCTGGAGTTCCTCGGTGGACTGGCGGATCCCACGTCCGGCAGCGAAAGACCCCTGAATCTTATCTACGGAATGGGAATGACCATCGGCAAGAATCAGAACTTCTTCATCGCCATGGGGTTGGCCTATCATTACaggtattttcttttatataacCTATTAAATCACTGGGACtaccaaattatttataaaggtgttaaatagtaaaatttaaagtaagacAAACTTCcggcttacaaaaaaaattaaatatacctACTATTTGACTCTTTTctaagtgattttaaaactcttGTGATGCACTCTgaaataacttatttttaaaatttatatttctatttttctttaatggatCGCCTAAAGAATAGGTATCATCGGACTTTGATGCGACAGGTTCTCAATGGATTTGTGAAGACCTTTTATAGCTACGAGAGAATCTGTGGACGGGCACCGCGAATGAACTGGTGGATTTATGGTATCCAATCCTACAGAGTACTTATTGCTTCATCGGCGCCTATCATTGCGACTTCTTCTGTGCTAGTTCCCGGTCTAGGACAAAATCTAGACATATTCCTTAATAAATCTGGAATAATCTTCGTCTGCATTCAGCCTCTTTTGTTATCTTTGGCTGTATATTTGGGCCTCGCGATCCTCTATGTCTTTTATGATATCCAGGTGCAttgtaagcaaaaaaaaccatttcagcTCTACGTTTTTTACAGACAACTGATAAAGCTTAGGCACAATTTCGACTGTTTGGCCAGGCCCTTTGTGTGGACAGCCTTGTTGGAGAATTTGTGTCTCTTCATATCAAGCTTTCATTTGATCCTGTACGATCAGCAATCAGTAGAGCACCTTGTGAAGAGTCTGATAACCATCTTTATATATCCGATCACCCTTCTCCATATGAATGTGGGAATCAGCACTGCCGAGAAAAAGTTCGGCCAATTTAAGGCCAATTTTAAGCCACAGCGACAGGTGAgaaagatttaatttttaaatgtaatttatattttgggagaataattaaaaatatataatgttATACAATTTTCAACAATGCAACTACATTTTGTTCTTTACGATTTTAGACACAATCGCTATGGCTTTACAGGCTCGTAATAAAAGCGACTGTTGATAGAAGTGATACTAACGTTTTTCGTCTGGACCGTGGACTTATTTTGGAAATGCTAAGACTTGGTTGGGTTTTTTCCATGTTTACAAATAGCTTGATGCTTAATAGCACCGCCAGGCTTAAACACTTTCAGActgtaaattataaaaaattgttgtagctttataaaatgtttgtaacagaaaaaattgtttactaCTAgtggttttttatatttgatactttttataaaaactttgtaaaattttataaacatttttgatacattttataataactttctaagcttttaaaaatgttaagagagatttaattatatttaaaaattggttgCCCTTAAGTTATATTCCGGTTTTATAtggtaaacataaaaaaagttataataaaGCATagtaaactacaaaaaaacctAAGGAAATAGTTCTCAGTCCTTTCCGAGTaaactttttgaaatatttgccTCATTTATTTTCCCGAAACACTCACCTGATTTTGGCTTGTAACCATACAACTCGAGGACGGGAAAGCCATCGTCGATGAACCGGTAGACCTGCTGCCACTTTTCGTCTTCCTGGTTAACGCGCTTCAGGATGGCCAAATCGGGCAGCACTTTGCCCTCAATCAGCTTGGCATTCTTCAGGCTGGCATCGATTCCGGTTGTCAACGTGGATGCTGTTGCTGATGCtgaagttgctgttgctgctgcatctgcgacagcagcaacatcggcaacttgcagcagcgacagcaacaCGAGTGTTGCCACCGGCACTTGCAACATTTTGCGCGACATTCAAGATTCGGTTtctgttttattatatttcgtATTCCTCTGTTCTTGTTCGTTAGCAAActgtgaaattatttttaattgctaGCACTTTTGGAGAGTTTTCGTTTGTTGCTTGTTTCTTTGAGTTGTTGCCACTTGTTCTACAGTTTTTTGATAGTTTTACGGTACCACgagtttattcattttttgttgtttgctaACTTGTTTTCGGCCGGGAGAGGCTTTACATAATTGTCAAGTGCTGGAAGAAGAAGGGTGATTTTGATTAGTTTGCAAACTTTTAGCTTATTGAAATTCCAGGCGTTGCCCATGCGACTTAATGCGGGTATTCAAGTGTTTTGTATGCAAATCGTATAGCGTTTTTCGCCTCTCTATAAATACGAATATCTATGCggctataaatatatgtataaaataagaatagatGGCTTGAGTTCATCACGCCGATATTTGCATTCGGTGATTTTGATTGCAAATGCAATCTGGGGAAAACCCGAAAAGGGCGGCACTCTTACGACGAGATGCCAGCCAGATGGGAATCAGGAATTGTTGAATTTGCACACTTCTAGTCGTGATGGGCCCTCTCGAATTTTGTTCTCGTTTTGCATATGAATCGTGGCTGGATAATAAACCATAATGTGcgacaatttgtttatttgctgaCCTCTGCGCTCAAATCTGATCGCATACAAGGCTGTTCACTCAGCGGCATGTGCACACAGATACAAATACTATGTGAAGAAAgtgaattaatttcaattaaagttgACAAAACTAGATGGCAAAGTACGGCGTAAATAAACCCAGAGAGAAAGAACTGCGACAAACACCAATCAGATCGAGTAAAAGAAAAACTCTCAACCAAAgtaaattttccaaagaatCCGGAAGTTTTGGCTGAatttaaacactttaaaatCTGTGTCGTTttcaaatgtatattttttgcttGAGCCCAGCACCTTTGGCGCGCATTTGCGAACTGAACCGCACCGATTCCCGATTCGAACTATACTGTGAGCCCCTGGGGTGGTCAAATCGACCGACTGGAAGACCAGAGCAAAAGCCTGAGACAACAGACAAGTCGGACGAGAAGCAGAGGAAAACGGGCTCAGCGATGCCCGGTGGGAAATGGGCTGCCGATGCCTCAGTCGAGGGAAACTTGATGGCCCCGAATCGGTCTTTAAAGTGTAATGGatacaatacaaattttaattcgtttttaaATCGTAAAGTTTTCTGAATAAATGCCAAAAGTtagtttcttttattttatgtaaacagatttttaaaacatcccataatattttttttgtttttttttttgtttttaattctaattgcaaggaatttaatttttttaataaatattttatgcaagTCTTGTCCTATCGATCCATTGTATATGTTTTCCCAGGCCGACCCGAATGAAACAATTtccttattatttaaattccctGTGCATTTGCCACCGGGCATTTATCACTTATCACAAACGCTCATTATTCATGATTATGCTTTGGCTTTTGTGCAAAATTGTGCAACTACCGCCGCAGTCCCGGCTCACATGGACTACTAGCTGTCTGGTCTGTCAGAGGTTCCCCCATTTTTGCGGAACTCCCCTCCATCGTTCCCAGTTCCCATTCTCAAAAGCCAATACCATTCCCATTTACATTTGCACAGAgagaaacaataaaaaagatgagtaaaatcatataaaaatttaaaaaaattttaagttttacttcagagaaaaaaaatggacaaaagatcagattgatatgtgctggttaattttatattttttaaagatcaagttattcatatcattttgatttgaaTAAAGTTTATGTGTATCCTATTTTgcattatttgttaaaaaatactacattaggtattttatatgatatgataatatataaagttgatatgtttgaatcatacattttacaaagaaataaggtagaattggcactttttcatatccattttgtatactttttataatattattgaaaagAACTGTTGCCCTTTGCCGTACCTTATTtgctaattaatatttttctctcagtgtggTCGCCAGTCTGGAGACTGGCAGCAATTGCTGTGATTGTGCTGACGAGGTTTTGTGGCCGAGCTTTAGCATCAGCCGACTGACTGCTGCACTATATAAATGTTGTCTTGCCTTGTTACAACTTTGTATTTTTGGCTTCTTTTCGAACCTctttgtgtgtgcgagtgcttGTGTGGTTTTTAATGAGAGTCTCGTGCAGGTCTTTTCCATTGTTGGGGACCGACTCTGCCGGTCGACGATATCGTAATTGATATTATTGTCAACCGGAGggtttatttatactttaagTCGCCTTTTAGTGAGGGGCATTAAAGATGCATTTTGAATGCGAAAGGAGCACTCCGTTTTTATCCTGATTAAAGTTTTGCTTTTCAACGGACGCTTTTCGGACTGCTTTAACATTTATGTGTAACCTGGAATTGCTTAAATCATTCAATCTACTTGTCTGTGAtgacaaattctttaattcaTTTCGCACACAATCTGTTTGAGGAACTGCATCGACAATTACATTAAATGTCGAACATTTCCCAGTGCTTAACTGCCGGACTGGTTCAATCAAGTTGCGTGAACTACTTTAAAAATTACCCACTTAAAGGTGAGTTTAAACGACTTGTAATTGGGATCTTTGGGATAGTTTCCGGAATACTCTCTTTGCCGTAAACACGAGCTTTCTTTGGCTCgccttttaattacttttccaCGTAAAGCTTGCCAACTTTTCGTCTTTTTTTGCACGTTACATTCTCTCGtatgattaaaaaattcttgggAAACAATTTTCATAGTTTTTAGCCGGAGAGAAGCCGGTAAATCTAGCCAGGCACGCACACACTTGTTATTAGGGGAAACGGATATGGAAATGGAAGGGAAGAGGAAGAGGCAGTGAGGGTGAGGGTGTGGGTAGGAAAACTCCATTGACGAATTTGTGTATACGAAAGCAGGAAGCCTGTGGATAGTAACTTGTAGTAGTGATAGTGACAGTGATAGTAGTGGTAGTACTACGACGACTACTACACAATACTACAGTGACCAAGAGCAACAAAACagcagccagcagcagcagcaggaagagcagcagcaacaataaacAGTCCGCAGAGTCCAGAGTGCAAaccaattgaaattaatttgcataataTAAATCTGGACATTCAGCAATAGAATGGAGCCGAATCCACTTTATCCCCCATCCCCATTTTCCCCTCGATGCACAGGCCGCTAATTCTGGGATTATTCACAGTTTATTGCACTTAGTTTTCTTGCACAAAAGTTCTTGCTCCCCGACTGTTTTTCTGTCATTTTCTACATATTCCACAATGCTTGGTTTACTTTCTCTGTTTTTCGTTTCACATTTTCATTGAGCGTTTTGTGTTTAATTGGATTGCTTTGGGTTTCAGTGGCTTGTTGAATTTTTCATTGCAGTTTTTGACTGATACTGGTTTCACTGGACTTTACTTTTCCGCTCTACGCAGCTCGCGCGTTGCTCTTCTGGCAAGTGTTCCGTCTGTTGTGCCGGAAAATTGACGACAAATTGAAAGCTTTCGTCTTGGTTGCGTCGCTTGTCGGTGCTTTTGGGCTCCTTGGTTATGGGCCAGGGTTGCCAGGTTCCTTATAATTCTTTAAAACACGGACCTAGCTcagcaaacatttttcaattccgttaaataataaaatcaaagtgttgaagataaaaaatgttgttttgaatattaatgacttatatttactttggcaaacaattttgaaaaagttatcCAAGACCTATTATTTCAGGTAGATTTATCTGTAGTAAGCTTAtacatttaaagtaaaaagcTTCTTTTTAAATCTGGGACCCAAACCCTGCAACCGCTTTTagatattacgtatacgaacTGTAAACATGTAATCTTACTGTaaagaaaaatagaataaaaaccgttaaaaaaacaaaaaaattaaaaaacttgtaaaaaatcgcaaataaatcaaacataCTTTggatatattataataatcttAGTTATCTTAaagattatttaaatgaaaaaaatacattttaattcctATAACATAATTGAATAATTCTAATACGCCATTAATAATTCTgtattttgtataataaaaccaaatgTATGTACGCAGAGAAAATTAGGAAAAGTTTTGTAAACCAGgggtaaaacataaaaaaaaagtaaaacgcttcataataatgttgttttatttacttatgatttttaaaacgtttttaaaatgttttgacctttttttgTCCCTAAAACGTGGCATAATTTTCTCTTTGTATTTTAATCAATTctggaaattcaatttataacacaggccaacagtgtttttggtgcagccctatgggcattaaattgtgttaatatagacggatataagcatatctgcatactcagttttcgagtttaacgggtggtatttgtgcaatcgcggtttgaaaaaagtagcaacattttatattttcatttaagatatcttcgagggtctgtgctcagttgtaataaaacctatgccaaaaaattgcttagatgcccttctacataattgcatttaaggttccatcattatttgagttaataaaagcctatgagccattgaagtaatttgttcacctctatttacaaccaacttgatgcggtgaacaggcttaaaaaaatacaaggaaaaatatgtgccctaaaatattttacatgattctagaggcgtcttttcccgaatttttgagataaatcccactattgtacttcgaaaaatggaatttatagaattttttccgtaagaatgggaaaagtaacaagtattttagagtcactcttacgtaacgagtttgtcgtgattttacacagtaggccttttaaagataacagtggcgtcgccttaaaattgtggtggggattttttttaaggcatattaactccttaaaaatataatttgtctatgttcggcgcctactgctaaccaaattgaaaggcacatttttacgaatgtgtcagatatttatgtaaaatgggatttaaaaatagttgttactttttaagttcttacggaaaaaattctataaattccatcctttgacgtacaatggtcttatttgtcttaaaactcggtgaaagacgcctctagatgcctgtaaaatattttagggcatatatttttccttgtatttttttaagcgtgttcaccgcatcaagttggttgggaatagaggtgaacaaattacttcaatggctcataggctgtgattgactcaaattatgatggaaccttaagtgcaatattgtagaagggcatctaagcaattttttggcataggtattattacaactgagtaCAGACCCTCgaaaatatcttaaatcaaaaaattaaatgttgctatttttttcaaaccgcgattgcccaaataccacccgttaaacgcgaaaactaagtatgcagatatgcttatatccgtctatattaacatgttttaatgccaataggcctgcaccttttaataaagtccattttgttgacctgtgtaattTAATCATCACTTCTATATATATCTGTGTTACCACCAATCAgaaaaattctattaaataataaatcaaaatagtaTTATAAAAGGTTCTTAACGTTTAAACTATTTCTgttatatttttctgtgcaATTTATACTCTAGATTATCCGCCTCAAATGTTTCAGTCTATTCTTCCCACTACTTATCCTTAATAACAAATTAATCAAGCATACGCCATGCACactgcacacacacaggcagaaTAACAAGACATTAACACATTGAACAGCTCTTGGCTGGCAATTATTAACACATTAACAGCTCGCTACTTGGCTATTTGCACAATtcataattataatatgcAGGCATCACCGGTAGGCGACACgtgacaataaaaacaatacataaaatatgcgccagcaatttgtttgtgttccgtacacataaaaacaatgaataagtaatattaaaaaaatccataTGGCGCCCATACAACAACCGTATTAAAtgtcaaattaattttcatgcCATTAAATGCACCAAGTGCTACCGaaagcaaatataaacaaaacaaatgtaTATAGAACAATCAAACGCAAGGACGTCCAATCAATGCGACCGATTCAAGGTTTTCCAAACAAACCGAGAACGAACTAAAAATGGAGAAAAACAAGTGCAGAAATGAAAGCAAAATACGGACCGAAAAAATGTGCATAAATATGCCGCAGAGCTTAGGGAGCCACTGGCTTAAAGTCTTAGGAATCGTCTGAAGAGTGAACACATGGGCAACGAATAAATATGGCTATACCATTTATCCGGACGAGAGTTTCCACTTCTGCCGAGAGTCTTTCTTTTATTCGGCAACATGTATTTACATAGATTTACAttgaaaacactttaaatgcCTGGCAATCAACGCAGGACTGCGTAGAGATCCTGGGGCCCTGGACCTGAGCCCAATTGTCCTGGCCGAAACATGGTTAAATGACATGAAAGACCGATGCCCcttggccaaaaacaaaagtgcAACGAGGTCGACCGAacatacacacaaacacacacacacacagtaaaGCAAACTTTGTGGTTAAAACTAAAGTGGCCTTTTTAGCAttcaacaaatacaaaaaaaaaaaacaaaagtgccAAAGAAGGGGGCTTCGAAAAGTGTCCAAAAAGTTGAATGGAGAAAGAATTTTGTGCCCGCTCATCTGCATTTGGCCACAGTTCTCACAGTTTTGGcctcttttttaatatttcaacacAATTTCAGCATTgcatggcaatggcaatggcttTGGCCACCAGGAACAAAATCCGGAGGACTTCGGTCTTCGTGCCGCTCTGCGGTAATTTATGCATGCTGTTTGCCTCCTCTCGACTGTTGGCTTTTgttggttttaaaataaataaaagatgtCACAAAAATGCTTTGACATGCTCGTTACTCTGCCGAATATATCCAGgcacaatatatacaaatttactTGATTTAAAAGCCGCTGCATTCCCTGCAGTACCACACACTTAGATAAAAAActgaaatgttttaaaaactaGACATGTTAAACTGGTATTTAGAATGTAAACTTGGGCTTAAAATACTTTCCctgtttatttcatttttaaaaattaaaaaattgttttttatttttatttaatctgTATTTCAATGTGTAGTAGagtaacaatttttgttgACGGTATGCGGAAGGACGGGGTATCCCCACCGAAAACTACTCAACGCTTTGAGTGCCATCCTTTTTGGTATTAACTGAAATTATCACCAGTAGGCCATGTTCCGAGGCCATTTGAGGAGGCCTTACAATTGGCTTTATTTTGGGGTGGAAACTAACTCAGAGAGGGTCTTATCACTGAATTGGTAGTTAGACTTAATTGAATATTCAAATGGGTGCTGGCTTGCCAATGGAAGAGCTCATTGGTCCACAGACAGCTTCCCCAACTTCTCTTCAATTTAAAGCTGGGATTTGTCAAtagttttgatttaaataaaccTTTAGTGCGCTTTAAGAATtgcaagaaaaaaatattttttcaattggtgaaattttaattagtgCGGTCACACTTTGTAGTCTTgccataattaaattatacattGTGAATACGAAAAAACATGCCGCTTAAGTATggaaaatttacataaataattaACATAAAATTGCCATGTATTGCGGCCTTTGTGAGTGTTCGACTGAAAAAGCGCTTTTTAATTGCGAAAtctattataaattttccgtGTTAAGCGTTGAATTATGCAATGCTTTGACCAATAGTTGATCTCagtagtttaaatttaagttgtgCATTAACAATACTTTTATTGCCCATTTTCTTTGATTTATGAATAGAATCTTTTGCCTCATGCatacacattttatttatttttttgtccgTGACTCCACTTGTTCCATCCTGCTTGTTCGTCCTTGCTGAGTGGCCTAATGAAAAGCGTTCAAGTGAGATTTACTTAAACAAATTCTAAGACACATTTCCCCAGGCAGTGGCCAAATGGCAGTGGAATCAGATGTCTTGGCTCTCTAGTGCAGCTTAGGATGCTGTTGCagccaaacattttatttgcatttccacAGTTGTCCTTCACTTGCTTTTTGCAATTGAGTTTCTCATTTGTGTCCTTTTTCGCTGGATTGTTCAAACTCTGAATAATGGAGGTTGTGCTCGCTTGTGCAAAATGCtgtgatttaaatatttaaaaagtgagAGAAATAAAATGGAAGACAGCTTTTGTTTAAATGCCTTTTATGTGCAATATTGAGCCAGCAGGCAATCGAGCAATAAATCAATTCAAAATAATGCATGTGCATATCGAATATTTTTTCCTTGCTTTGGCTCAAGGTTGTTTTGGTTTGCAAAAAGAGCAAGAGCATTTGCTCTGAAAAATGGTTTAAACACAGCTTTGACGGGCCTTTAATAAAGcgttttttttcttcctttctTCCTTGGAACTTTGTAATCGTTAGGTGAATTTCACCTAACTTAACCTAACCTAACTTGCTGCGAAAGCACTGAAGAAATGATACCTAAGAGtaggaaaataattgaaacattatttaattattattaaattatttttcaattattacattttagtCATGAGTAAGTCATTTTACTGATTTTTTtacgaaaacgaaaataatatgGTTCTAAATTCTAAGATTTTATAAGTACCTTGACAAagctttttgaaatttatacaaatttaatatcgatgttaccagaaatttaccatgcgcatatcgatttgatcccggAGTGTTTGTTTTGTAACTTTCTTATTAACTTGCTTAACTTGTACccttattatatatttattaaaaagttattaatacggcaaaaaaatttaataattttccaggGTATTCCCAAGCTAGTGTTTTTGCTTCGACGCAGAACAAAGTGTTGCCTGGCAGGTTTCGCCTTAGTCTCCGGTGGTCAGGGACCGGAAATGGCATTAATGCCTAAGCCCAACGCCCTTCGCGCCATTATAATTAAATGCGCTGGCGACGGTCCCCACTTTGCCTGCGTCTGGCTCGCAAAATAGTGCACCCTGCAAATAATTAGCATGGCTCGGAATCCTGTGAGTAATTAAGGTAAGTCAGCTGTTGCCCTCGTCTCGAGTGGTAACAAAAAGCGGAATGAGCAAAAAAAGTGTCGTCCATTGTCAACggaaattaaagtttaatggggcgattttttttctagaaTTTTCAAGTGCGAAATGAGCTTGTCCGGCTGTTTTTACGCTGACCAAATGTTCGTAACATTTCAAGCTATTAAACTAGAATTTTACCAACTTGATGGCACACAAGTTAGGGAAAAAAAACTGTTGTGAAAACATgggaaatttgaaaattttctgGTAGGTAAAAGGGGGTGTACACCAGTGCCAAGTGAAAAGCAATTACAGAAGTGATTTAGAAATATGTACATGTGGAAATATTTAGAGAACCAATTCCAAGGGGAATGGGCGAGTTGGAAATTGTTGGCTTTTATTTGAAAGcgaaagtaaaaataattttgtgtgTCAAACACAGGCGCATATGATgccaaaatgtaaatattctGATTTATTTCTCACTtctattaaagaaaatttgctttaaaataatcACATTAGCACTCTCCATTACTGAACaactattaattaaattcaaattaccaTATTTGGTTTAAATAGTTAATTGATAAGGCATTTATTGTATTTGCCGTGCTTTGTTAATCTGTTTGATgaatattgaattaatttgtatgtcaatgccATACAAAAtgcgtatttatttttcagttaaATGGCTCAAATTGttgcaaaaaatttcattgtAGTTCCATTAACTTTTGTTTGCTTATCTCTCTGGTCACTTCAATAGCACAAAGCCCTTTATCTGGCCAACTTTTTGCTCTCTAGATTACGTTCAATTACGGGTTGTAAATAATTAGTTTATTAAACGAACAGTTATCACGAAATTTTATAAGCACTGTCTAGTCAGGAATGAAAAACAtagattttttagatttagtttttatttattttgagctTATTTTAAATCATGGGTTTTTGGTTCCTAGCGCCTAATCAGTAAAGTCGTTTCCTTTTTAGTTAAGCATTCAATTTGTTTGCACAATACAGTTCGATGGCCACCGTTGAAA
The genomic region above belongs to Drosophila takahashii strain IR98-3 E-12201 chromosome 2L, DtakHiC1v2, whole genome shotgun sequence and contains:
- the Grl36b gene encoding uncharacterized protein Grl36b encodes the protein MSCLTSFLQLLQVLTTLSGCNIYRYVEGRRVFRLNHKINFLVGAMHRFWLRPWLLLIFMMHLIYWVLEFLGGLADPTSGSERPLNLIYGMGMTIGKNQNFFIAMGLAYHYRYHRTLMRQVLNGFVKTFYSYERICGRAPRMNWWIYGIQSYRVLIASSAPIIATSSVLVPGLGQNLDIFLNKSGIIFVCIQPLLLSLAVYLGLAILYVFYDIQVHCKQKKPFQLYVFYRQLIKLRHNFDCLARPFVWTALLENLCLFISSFHLILYDQQSVEHLVKSLITIFIYPITLLHMNVGISTAEKKFGQFKANFKPQRQTQSLWLYRLVIKATVDRSDTNVFRLDRGLILEMLRLGWVFSMFTNSLMLNSTARLKHFQTVNYKKLL